A segment of the Parasynechococcus marenigrum WH 8102 genome:
TTTCGTTGTAAATGGTGTCCTCTTCTTCCGGGACGCGGATCTCAAGCGGTACGTGCCGCTCCTGTTTGGTTTTTGGGTCGATGTATCCGAGCTCAGGACCTTCTGGGTCACCGCTTTGTAGCACGTAGAAATCCTCAGCTCGCACGAAGGGAAGTCCGTCGTAAAACCCTTTCTGAGCCAAATCGACAAAGGCACCGGCGGTGAGTGGGGCGTTGTAGCCATCCACCACGGTGGTCAGATCCCCCTGGCTGGTGCTGATTGTGAGGGTGGCGCGGCCCTGTAGCCGCGGCAGCGCATCGAATTCAGAGGGGATCTCCCTCTGGAATCCATCCTCCACAAGCAGAGCTTCCACATCACCGATGCGGCTGAGGGTCTGGCGACGATCGCGGATGAAGCCAGGCTTGTCGACCTCGTCGATGCGTTCCTCCATGGCTTGCAGACCCTGATCCACCTGTTTCAGAAAGGCCTCGGCACGGTCACGCCTTGAGGTGGGGACGGCTTCCAGAATGGAATTGCGGCGGGTGCTGAGCAGCGCTTCGCTGCGGGAAA
Coding sequences within it:
- a CDS encoding peptidylprolyl isomerase, whose protein sequence is MAHPRFKAALIALLGFALINLAAPAWAALPQGNAVKDPAAILRDSLPFQQDDIRELQHRLELTSDDLRAKRWGALAKTVSRSEALLSTRRNSILEAVPTSRRDRAEAFLKQVDQGLQAMEERIDEVDKPGFIRDRRQTLSRIGDVEALLVEDGFQREIPSEFDALPRLQGRATLTISTSQGDLTTVVDGYNAPLTAGAFVDLAQKGFYDGLPFVRAEDFYVLQSGDPEGPELGYIDPKTKQERHVPLEIRVPEEEDTIYNETFEDVGLFKATPTLPFATLGTLGWAHSDQALDDGSSQFFMFLYEAELTPAGLNLVDGRNAAFGYVVNGFDVLQELGVDDSIVSITVTDGADRLLSHA